One genomic segment of Pyruvatibacter mobilis includes these proteins:
- a CDS encoding PaaI family thioesterase — MSPAATPAHDASPLAPIDTEKLDGELRRVADAVLGQPFTRLLGTRITEISAGTLTLAIDNRQDLSQQNGFIHGGVIGYLADNACAAVAGTMRPEGALGAVTAEYKINILRPAVGHTAVSRATIIRAGRSQSVTEARVSCITGTEEKLVAVALATISYLYP; from the coding sequence ATGTCTCCTGCCGCCACCCCTGCGCATGACGCGTCACCTCTCGCCCCCATCGATACCGAAAAACTGGACGGTGAACTGCGCCGGGTGGCCGACGCCGTGCTCGGCCAGCCCTTCACCCGGCTGCTGGGCACCCGCATCACCGAGATCAGTGCGGGCACTCTCACCCTTGCCATCGACAACCGCCAGGACCTGAGCCAGCAGAACGGGTTCATCCATGGCGGCGTCATCGGCTACCTCGCCGATAATGCCTGCGCCGCTGTTGCCGGCACCATGCGCCCGGAGGGGGCTCTGGGCGCGGTCACTGCTGAATACAAAATCAACATCCTGCGCCCTGCCGTCGGCCACACGGCCGTTTCACGCGCCACAATCATCCGCGCCGGCCGCAGCCAGAGCGTGACCGAGGCAAGGGTGAGCTGCATCACCGGCACGGAAGAAAAACTCGTCGCCGTGGCACTGGCGACGATCAGCTATCTCTATCCGTAA
- the pdxY gene encoding pyridoxal kinase — translation MTVLAISSQVVAGHVGNSAAQPVLQMLGHEVWALPTVLLSHHPGHGAPMRRATPAADLRAMAASLEDGGWLSGLTAVSTGYFTDPDQVDAAASILTGIRHRHPDITILVDPIMGDQGSLYVAEDVAHAVARDLAPMATILTPNLFELSHLTGREDVRQLDDIDAIEAAARSLGTAEVIVTSTPAAQAGHIGTIAVTADGRHVTENLHVENAPNGVGDVAAASYLGHRLNGQSVQQALEAAITMVASLIAEARVTGSRDLPLAAGRYAIIAPAR, via the coding sequence ATGACCGTTCTCGCCATTTCTTCCCAGGTTGTTGCCGGCCATGTGGGCAACTCGGCCGCCCAGCCGGTGCTGCAGATGCTTGGCCATGAGGTCTGGGCCCTGCCCACGGTGTTGCTATCGCACCATCCGGGCCACGGTGCCCCCATGCGCCGGGCAACCCCGGCAGCGGATCTCAGGGCCATGGCCGCAAGCCTTGAAGACGGGGGCTGGCTGTCGGGACTGACGGCGGTGAGCACCGGCTACTTCACCGACCCGGACCAGGTGGATGCAGCCGCCTCCATCCTTACAGGCATCCGGCATCGGCACCCGGACATCACCATCCTCGTGGACCCGATCATGGGGGACCAGGGCTCCCTCTATGTGGCGGAGGACGTGGCCCACGCCGTGGCGCGCGACCTGGCCCCCATGGCAACGATCCTGACGCCCAACCTGTTCGAGCTGTCACATCTGACCGGACGTGAGGATGTGCGACAGCTCGACGACATCGACGCCATCGAGGCAGCCGCCCGCAGCCTCGGCACCGCCGAGGTCATCGTCACCTCGACACCCGCGGCGCAGGCCGGCCATATCGGCACGATCGCGGTGACGGCGGACGGACGCCACGTGACGGAAAACCTGCATGTGGAGAACGCGCCCAACGGTGTGGGCGACGTGGCGGCGGCGTCCTATCTCGGTCACCGGCTCAATGGCCAATCCGTGCAGCAGGCCTTGGAGGCGGCGATCACCATGGTGGCGTCGCTGATTGCCGAGGCGCGCGTGACGGGCAGTCGCGACCTGCCTCTTGCGGCGGGCCGTTACGCCATCATCGCGCCCGCGCGCTGA
- the sdhC gene encoding succinate dehydrogenase, cytochrome b556 subunit, producing the protein MADTQVEAALRERPMSPHLQIYSPLISMVMSIVHRITGAALFFGTLILAWWLAAAAIGPEAYAQFMSIADSLIGRLVLFGYTWALIHHMLGGLRHFIWDAGKGFNLGTVDLMAWGTLILSVSATLAIWFATFRMMGA; encoded by the coding sequence ATGGCTGATACGCAGGTAGAGGCAGCGCTTCGAGAGCGGCCCATGTCGCCGCATCTGCAGATTTACTCGCCGCTGATCTCAATGGTGATGTCCATCGTTCACCGCATTACCGGCGCGGCCCTGTTCTTCGGCACTCTTATTCTTGCCTGGTGGCTGGCGGCTGCCGCCATCGGCCCGGAGGCCTATGCGCAGTTCATGAGCATTGCCGACAGCCTGATCGGCCGTCTCGTGCTGTTCGGCTATACCTGGGCGCTGATCCACCACATGCTGGGCGGCCTGCGTCACTTCATTTGGGATGCGGGCAAGGGCTTCAATCTCGGCACCGTTGATCTCATGGCCTGGGGCACGCTGATCCTGTCGGTTAGTGCCACGCTTGCCATCTGGTTCGCCACTTTCCGCATGATGGGGGCCTAA
- the sdhD gene encoding succinate dehydrogenase, hydrophobic membrane anchor protein, producing MTSSNTDLRTPRAKVRGLGSAKDGTGHFIAQRVTAVAMVPLGLALIAAIISQLGAGHDSFKAFIGNPLVAVGFLLLIFTGTYHMRLGMQVIIEDYVHGEGRKMLSLLANTFFAIVIAAVAGFSVLKLALGA from the coding sequence ATGACCTCTTCCAATACCGATCTGCGTACGCCGCGCGCCAAGGTGCGCGGTCTGGGCTCCGCCAAGGACGGCACGGGCCATTTCATCGCCCAGCGGGTGACGGCGGTGGCCATGGTGCCGCTCGGCCTTGCCCTGATCGCGGCGATCATTTCTCAGCTCGGCGCCGGGCATGACAGCTTCAAGGCCTTCATCGGCAATCCGCTGGTTGCCGTCGGCTTCCTGCTGCTCATCTTCACCGGCACCTATCACATGCGCCTGGGTATGCAGGTCATCATCGAGGACTATGTCCATGGTGAAGGCCGGAAGATGCTGTCGCTGCTGGCGAACACGTTCTTTGCAATTGTCATCGCGGCCGTTGCGGGCTTCTCGGTTCTGAAGCTGGCGCTCGGCGCCTGA
- a CDS encoding HpcH/HpaI aldolase/citrate lyase family protein yields the protein MLPQFDAGRPRRSVLYMPGANARALEKARTLDADALILDLEDAVAPDAKEDARAQVVAAVKQGGYGPREVIVRVNGLDTPWGAEDLAAVSGIGADGVLIPKVNGPGDLDAAAQLLTDEPLWAMMETPAAVFAAQEIAQHPLLCVMVMGTNDLVKELKAARVPGRAPLVTALQMSLLAARGAGRIAIDGVFNGIKDEAGFRDECAQGRDFGFDGKTLIHPSQIAPCNEIFAPDAEAVAEAREIIAAFDAPEAKGKGVITVGGKMVELLHAEEARRLVAVADAIAAKDASSEAAS from the coding sequence ATGTTACCCCAGTTCGATGCAGGCCGCCCGCGCCGTTCCGTCCTCTACATGCCCGGCGCCAATGCGCGTGCACTGGAAAAGGCCCGCACGCTGGACGCGGACGCGCTCATTCTCGATCTGGAAGATGCGGTCGCGCCGGACGCCAAGGAGGACGCCCGAGCGCAGGTCGTCGCTGCGGTCAAGCAGGGCGGCTATGGCCCGCGCGAGGTTATCGTGCGGGTCAATGGGCTCGATACGCCCTGGGGCGCGGAAGACCTTGCTGCCGTCAGCGGCATCGGTGCCGACGGTGTGCTGATCCCCAAGGTCAACGGGCCGGGCGACCTTGATGCGGCGGCACAGCTTCTTACCGACGAGCCATTGTGGGCGATGATGGAAACGCCGGCGGCCGTGTTTGCCGCGCAGGAGATCGCGCAGCATCCGCTGCTCTGCGTCATGGTGATGGGCACCAATGATCTGGTGAAGGAGCTTAAGGCCGCCCGGGTGCCGGGGCGGGCACCGCTCGTCACGGCGCTGCAGATGTCGTTGCTGGCCGCTCGTGGCGCCGGGCGCATCGCCATTGACGGGGTGTTTAACGGCATCAAGGACGAGGCGGGTTTCCGGGATGAATGTGCGCAGGGCCGTGACTTCGGCTTTGACGGTAAAACGCTGATCCACCCCTCGCAGATTGCACCCTGCAACGAGATATTCGCCCCGGATGCTGAAGCAGTCGCCGAAGCGCGCGAGATCATTGCCGCGTTCGATGCGCCCGAGGCCAAGGGCAAGGGTGTCATCACCGTCGGCGGCAAGATGGTGGAGCTTCTGCATGCGGAAGAAGCCCGGCGGCTTGTTGCTGTGGCAGATGCAATTGCCGCCAAGGATGCATCAAGCGAGGCTGCATCATGA
- a CDS encoding MaoC family dehydratase yields the protein MSGQKSSSGNFLEDFAPGQVLTHATPRTVTQGDVALYTALYGSRFALQSSAEFARQCGLHAAPVDDWLVFHLVFGKTVPDISLNAVANLGYADGRFGVPVYPGDTLRAVSDVIGIKENSNGKTGVVYVRTRGLNQNGQEVLSYVRWVMVRKRDAASVIEGHVPPELPDHVPADALDAAAVPKMTGFDFAASGEPYRWDEYAVGETIDHMDGMTVEEAEHQLATRLYQNTARVHFNQYTEGAGRFGRRLIYGGHVISLARALSFNGLANAVKVVGLNGGRHVAPLFAGDTVYAWSEVLDKAALPGRDDAGLLRLRMIATKDLPCADHPLPDEAEGVILDLDMWVAVPR from the coding sequence ATGAGTGGACAGAAATCATCCTCCGGCAATTTCTTGGAAGACTTCGCGCCCGGGCAGGTCCTGACGCACGCCACGCCCCGCACGGTGACGCAGGGCGATGTAGCGCTTTACACGGCGCTCTACGGGTCACGCTTTGCGCTGCAATCGTCGGCTGAGTTCGCCCGCCAGTGCGGGTTGCACGCAGCGCCGGTGGATGACTGGTTGGTCTTCCATCTCGTCTTCGGCAAGACGGTGCCGGACATCTCGCTCAATGCAGTTGCCAATCTCGGCTATGCGGATGGCCGTTTCGGCGTGCCTGTCTATCCCGGCGACACGCTGCGGGCCGTCTCTGACGTCATCGGCATCAAAGAAAACTCCAACGGCAAGACTGGCGTTGTGTATGTGCGCACGCGCGGCCTCAACCAGAACGGCCAGGAAGTGCTCTCCTATGTGCGCTGGGTGATGGTCCGCAAGCGCGACGCGGCCTCGGTGATTGAGGGGCATGTGCCGCCGGAACTGCCGGACCACGTGCCTGCAGACGCGCTGGATGCTGCCGCGGTGCCGAAGATGACCGGCTTCGACTTTGCTGCCAGCGGCGAGCCGTATCGCTGGGATGAGTATGCCGTGGGCGAGACAATCGACCATATGGACGGCATGACGGTGGAAGAGGCCGAGCACCAGCTGGCAACGCGGCTTTATCAGAACACCGCGCGCGTCCACTTCAATCAGTATACGGAAGGCGCGGGCCGGTTCGGGCGGCGGCTGATTTATGGCGGTCATGTCATCAGCCTGGCGCGGGCCCTGTCGTTCAACGGGCTGGCCAATGCCGTGAAGGTCGTCGGTCTCAATGGCGGCCGCCATGTGGCGCCGCTGTTTGCGGGCGACACGGTCTATGCGTGGAGTGAGGTTCTCGACAAGGCGGCGTTGCCGGGCCGGGACGATGCAGGCCTCCTGCGCCTGAGGATGATCGCGACCAAGGATCTGCCTTGCGCGGACCATCCTCTGCCGGATGAGGCAGAGGGCGTGATCCTCGACCTCGACATGTGGGTGGCAGTGCCGCGCTAG